The following coding sequences are from one Macaca nemestrina isolate mMacNem1 chromosome 1, mMacNem.hap1, whole genome shotgun sequence window:
- the LOC105497893 gene encoding late cornified envelope protein 2D encodes MSCQQNQQQCQPPPKCPPKCTPKCPPKCPPKCPPQCPAPCSPAVSSCCGPSSGGCCGPSSGGCCSSGSGGCCVSHHRPRLFHRRRHQSPDCCESEPSGGSGCCHSSGGCC; translated from the coding sequence ATGTCTTGCCAGCAAAACCAGCAGCAGTGCCAGCCTCCTCCCAAGTGTCCTCCCAAGTGTACCCCAAAATGTCCACCTAAGTGTCCTCCCAAATGCCCACCCCAGTGCCCAGCTCCATGTTCCCCTGCAGTCTCTTcctgctgtggtcccagctctgggggctgctgtggtcccagctctggGGGTTGCTGCAGCTCTGGAAGTGGTGGCTgctgcgtgagccaccacaggcCCCGTCTCTTCCACCGGCGTCGGCACCAGAGCCCAGATTGCTGTGAGAGTGAACCTTCTGGGGGCTCTGGCTGCTGCCACAGCTCTGGGGGCTGCTGTTGA